A region of the Apium graveolens cultivar Ventura chromosome 6, ASM990537v1, whole genome shotgun sequence genome:
AATCTCGCAAAAACACACAAATAGATCTTTCACGTAAATAAATTCATATATTTGCGTGAATTCAACTCAATTAGCATAATTATTAAAATTTCCTATTAAATTCATGGTCCATTAATATAAATTTAGTCAGTTTAATTTAGTCCATTTTTTTGCCCGCAAGGTTTGGCTCACTTAgttaaagaggggataattaTACTTTTGGTCATAGGTTTGAATTTCACAGGAGGATAATTTATGATTatgcggtttatcttggttcagGTGGTTTGCTAGTTATTGCATGAGCCCGTGGGGTTTACCCAGTACGCATCCGAAGGGTAACGGCTGCGGGTTCTTTACGATAAAAAAAAATACACTTTTTTATGTTGAATATTTAATTAGTTAAAACTTTTTATAATCTCACAAAAACACGCCAACAAATCTTTCACGTCTGTTCAAAAATTATTAACAGTCTGTTAAAATCTGAATTAAACATGCACGTAAACTAAATTCATATATTTGCGCGAATTCAACTCAATTAGCGTAATTATTAACATCTCCTACTTAAATTTATGGCccattttattaattttttcaaaatGAATCAAAACGAAGGACATCGAATAATCTTGAAATGTTCAAAAGGAACATACATTCGATAACCTTGACTAGCCTAGAGtataaatttaaataaacaaTGTTATTAATGTTGTATTAAAAAGTCACTAATCATTTAAAATTAACCGGCACTAAATCAGAGTAATTTGCACATGGTATAGTTGACCTGAGCTTATAGTAGCATAAACATGCAATTATATTACTACAGTACTACATGTTATGAAGGTATATAATGCCAAGCGTAATCGATCATGGATGCAGTCGTATGTTTATTTCTTTCGGACTTCAAATTATTcgatttataaaattaaatatattcGATATATTTCATGACACGTATATGATATATATTCTTTTGAACAGTACACGAGAGGATGAAATGTACGTGAAGACCCCCAACTTAGTATACGATAAAAATAGTGGGTGTCCGATAGCATAGTCACACCCGGGGAGCATAGGTCACACTTTCTTTGTACCTTTACTCGTACCGTGTTAAAGACGATAAAATCATGTCCGGTTTTTTTCTATGATCTTAAAAATTTTATACGAACTAATTACTTGACATGGTATTAGATCTCGATTTAAGGAGGGACACGGGTTCGAGTCCTCTCATCTCCATTtgttaaatttaattatttattattatttatttttattgttATCAATCATGGAAAGTAAAGTACAAGGGGTATTGTTCGTGTTAGAAATTGTTCTACATCGTTTATAAGAGGGGCATACTTCTGAAATATAAGCGGTCAGAAAACTCCATTAGTATAAGGTCTTttgtgagatgtccaaaatcaAATTTGTGCGGAGTCGGCCCAAaacggacaatatcatactaatgtggagttataGCTGCTTAGAAAAACCCAACAGTTCGATTTTCCTCTGCAACCTTAAAATTTTAGAGCGATCGGACCCGTTATTTAGCAACCGATacatgtgtgtgtatatataattGCTAAGTTGTTAAAACTTGTACATGAAAGCAAAACACCTTTCCAAGCAATCATTCATATAAAAAACTCCTCTGTTCTGCTCTGCACTTCTCATCTACACATCCATTCACACAGTAGTATTCCACACACAAAAGCTACACTTCATCTCCTTCCTCACCCAACAAAACATGAAAAAAGCCTTACCACTCTTCTTCTTCATTACAGTGCTCTTCATATTTTCATTGCTTGTAGTTCCAAGTCATGGAAAAACTCAAATACAAGCTCTGAACCATCTAACAAGACTTAAATTCAATAAAACGGTCGGAACTGGAATAACGTATTCCAGTTCCGACCGTTTTAACCCCGCGATTCTGCGGGGAATAAAAATTCTTTCCCAGAAAGGATTGAAAGAAAAAGATAAGATAGAGAGATTGCCAGGACAACCAGCAGCAAAGCTCAAGTTTAATCAGTATGGTGGGTATGTTACTGTTAATCAATCTGCTGGAAGGGCATTATATTATTACTTTGTTGAAGCTCAACACTCTAAAGATTCTCTTCCTCTCCTTCTTTGGCTTAATGGAGGTAATCTTCACTATTTAACTCTTTCATGAATAACCGGATTTTAACCCGGTTAACGGGAACGAGAAttactttttaattttatattaaaattttattctCGTTTTTTATTAATCAAATTGAAATTTCATGATTCAAACCAGACGTTTGACATGTTTTACACTTAATTTCAGTTTTCGTCAATTTgttatattaatataataataagtgttttttatttgaatatttgcgttcatttttatgttatattgattttaaaaatttagcaaatttttttaaattttaatgtGCGGACAAAATAAGCGGGACAGCggaagaataaataaataattagttaaGAATATTGTGCATGTTACAATGTTAGCATGATAACATTTTCTCGTgcaatatattaaaataatatttttcggAAAATATTATTTTCAGAGCGTTACTACCATTGGTAGAACAAATTTTGTGACCAGgacttaaatatttataaattttttatttattgaTCAATTCGTAATGTCCAACACAACCAACCGACTAGTTTCGATTTTCGATTTTTGCAAAGATAGGATAGATAGATGATTCTGGATTTTGAAGAGAGCATGCTCCTGTGCTCATCTCATATGGTATTGTGCCTTGTTTAGTTGTTTTCTCTTTGTATGTGACAGTACTACATGACAAATTCATCAGATAAATAGCAATATTTTAATCTAATGTAATGTTTGTGATATAAAATAACTCATGACTTCTTCTGTGCTGCCTATAGTTTGTGTCCATTACACAAATTATACATGTAGTTCAATTATGTAACTGATTTGAATCATTTCACATAACTGCATATGGCTGATGGCAGGTCCTGGTTGTTCATCACTAGGCTATGGAGCAATGCAAGAGCTTGGACCTTTTCGTGTTCACAGCGATGGCAAAACCTTGTACCAGAATCATTTTGCATGGAATCATGGTACAACCCGAAAACCATGTGTTTGCACTAACAAAATGTGCTTCACTTTTTCTATGTAATTGTTATCGGAGTTTGTTGTTAAGTAACAACTCCTCTAAAACCTTAAGGCGTCAGAGAAAGATCCCAACTCCGACTAGATCTTATACTAAATAACATCATGATTGTAATTTAATATCCGTTCTGTTCTTGGTATGCAGCTGCAAATGTTCTGTTCTTGGAGTCACCAGCAGGAGTAGGATATTCCTATTCGAATACTTCATCTGACTATAAAAGTCTTGGAGATAAAAGCACAGCATCGGATAATTATGTATTCCTGTTGAACTGGTTGGAGAGGTTCCCAGAGTACAAAAACAGAGAATTTTACATATCAGGAGAGAGCTATGCTGGCCATTATGTCCCTCAACTTGCCCACACCATTctgtattataacaagaaggcAAATGCCACCATTATTAATCTCAAGGGCATCTTGGTAAGTCTCTTTTTCTATTTTCGTATTTTTTTTGAAGGGCGATAAATTAAAACGAAAGATTCTGTAGCAGTGATTATATTAGCATTATTGCAAACTAGGAAGAACAATTCAATTTGCATGAAATTGACAGACACAATCAAGTCATTATCTGGTTAATAATTGAACCACCTGCATGAGGCCCAGATTTGCAACCTAATCCTTTCTGCCTATGGCTCACATTGCACATGGAAATATGCACATCACATGTGCTTGTGACTTAAAAAGTAAGAATTATTATTTTGGCCAAATTTTCCTTCCCTATAATTCCAAGCATACTTGACTAATTGGCAGCCCTTGAATGGCGCCTATCAAAGCAAATATCTCCATGGGAAAATGTCTGTTGTTGTCTTTAGTTTGAAGTGTACGCTAACGCGAGTAACGACTTCATCGCCTGATTGTATTTAATCTGTTTAACACTAAAAAGTTTCCTAGTAATTCAGTTCCTATATGCACTGTATGCTGCTTAGAGGTTTCTGTGTGTAAATAGGACAGGAAGAATAAAATAGGTGGTTGATCGAAGGTTTAGGTGCTATTAGACTTTTTAACAACAGCACAGCAGCACTGTAACCATCAGGCTTCATGCATAGAAAGTTAATGTAGAAAACTAAATATAGAAAGACAATTGTATAGAAAGTTAATGGAGAAAACTAAATATATGATTAAAAAATGCAGATTGGAAATGCAGTGATAAACGATGAAACGGATGTTAGGGGGATGTATGATTTTTTCGCAAGCCATGCTTTGATTTCAGATGAAACTGCATCCCAAATTAGTAAATTTTGTGACTTCTCGCCAGATGCTACAACACAGACTATAGAGTGCAATGATGCAGCTCAACAAGCTGATATGGATACTTTTGCTCTGGATATCTACAATATATATGCTCCTGTTTGCACTAGTTCTAAACTTACAGCCAAGCCCAAGAGAATTTCAGTAAGCTCTTTTTCTTTTGTtgataatatgtatatatatgttctTAGTTTCTGAAATACTAATATAAAATCTGAATTAGTAGTAGATGTTTTCATTTAGTAGTAAATGTAATAATTTGCTACATTCTGGTGCAGAGTGTGATAGATCCATGCAGTGATATATATGTGCATGCTTATATGAACCGACCTGATGTTCAAGAAGCTTTTCACGCCAACATAACCAGGCTTGATCACGACTGGGAAGCTTGCAGGTATTTAAGTCCTTGCACATTTCTACTGCAGATCCATAGGAAACCAGAGTTAGATCACTGTTTTAGCTATATAAATATCAAGAGTTGGTGTTCACTTAACTACCTCCATTTGTATAATGAGTTTTAGTCAAGCAGAACATGCCATACAGATTGATAATTGCTAAAGCCAATAGTTAATCTAGTTGGTAAATGGCATATAGTCAGTATCTGGAACAGTAATCTATGAAATCCAACTTGAGCCTCAAATGACCATCAACTTAATATAGTTTACAAAGTTTCCCAACACTAACTCAACTTAATTTTGCACAATATGAACAGTGATATAATTAGAGGATGGCATGACAGTCCAACAACAGTGATTCCCCTCCTAAAGGAGTTCATTGCCAACGGAATTCGTGTTTGGATATTCAGGTAACAATCTCTCTCCAACACCATTCCTCTACACACACCGACACTCACACAAGTTTGAATATACATAACTGATAACACAAACAATGTCACATTGTAGAATTGTAACATGTGAAAATAAGCATTCTAATATTGAACTAATTGCAGTGGAGACACAGATGGAAGGATACCAGTTACTTCCACTAAGTACTCTATTGAAGCCATGAAGCTTAAGCTTAAAACTCCTTGGCATCCTTGGCTTCTTAAGGATCAGGTAACTATATTCTCTTTACCAAAATTACTTGAGCAAACCTCTCTCAAGCAGTTAAACCTATGCAAGGCGCTTAAcgttttctttctttttctaaaATTGGTCATAATTCATGAACAGGTTGGAGGGTATACACAAGTATATGAAGGAGACTTGACATTTGCAACAGTCAGAGGCGCAGGGCATCAGGTGCCAAGCTATGAGCCCAGAAGAGCTCTTTCACTCGTCATGCACTTCCTTTCGGGGACACCTCTACCTGATATTTCAAATTTATAGTAAGCCACTCAATGTTGATTCTTCTGTGTTTCTATTTTTCACCATtcatttttctctcattttttaCGTATAGTCAAATTTGTAGCTTTGTTTTAATTTTCCTCTCCGGGGTTGATTTATTCTTTGTTTCTTCCTCCGGAAATTGACTGATGTTCATAATACATTACACCAAATCGAGATCAATTTCAAATATTATACAGTTGAATTCAGATTGAATGTGATGATACCACATTATTGTTCCCCGCTTGTCTGTCGATAAAATGACACAAGGAAAACAACATAAACAAAATTACAAACTACAGTCTATGGTCACAGGAAAAGTCTGGTGATGTATACTTCCATTACAGTTTACTAGATTTCTCTAGGGATAAATTTTAGGCTGCAGGGGTAGTTTAACTATGTGAGGTTGTTTTCAGAAGTTTTGTACTAATCTGATATATCATGTCTGCAGAAACACATTTAAGAGCTAAAGAACATTACTCGCGGAAAAAATAAGATAATCAAGGCCAGTAAAAAGTTACAAACACAAGCCTGAATCATATATATTAGACATTAATCTCTGTGGTGTTTCCCTGCTAATGAAATCAAACTCAAAATATATTGAAATCAAACATTTATTAGTGTATGCAAATGCTTAGGAAGAGAAACAAAGGTTGTTAACTTATTATATCAGAGCAAACTATCACTTTGAGCTGGCAATCTCTTGAAGAAATTGCTAGGAACAGCAGGTAATTTGCTTCGGAACCTAGGATGTCGTAATAGGTACAATCCTGCAACTAAGGCCACCACTCTGAATGGAGTAACATAAAGCACCATAGCTGCACATAGACAGAACATTATGAAGAAACTCGTCGCTCTAGGATCCCTCCAGCTTAGTAGTGACTGAAATCTCTCCCCTTGTGTTGCAATATCTCCGACCACAGTCTGAATCCTCCCTGCTACACTTCGAAGCCTATCATACCTCAATCGGACTGTATCTTGGGGCCTAGATGTTGGAAAGGTGTCAAACTCTTCATCAAGCTCATCAGGGTGTACTGCTTCTGCCCATGATAGTTTAGTATCCATGTGAGGCGGGTGTCTAGGTCTGAACCTATAATTCCACAATCCGATAAGAAACATGTACAGAAACGAAGTTGGAAGTATCAGCTCCGGGTACCAGATTAGTATCAAGAACAGTATGTGTACCAGAACTGATGTGATCGGATTTTTCCAGTGACAAACATCCCCAAACCATCTGTTCACAGTAAACAACCCCGACAGAAGTGACATGATCCTAAAGAAATTAGCCTTGCTTCTCCTCATGCTCCACATGTGGGAATCTACATCTAACATGTACTCCACAACCTCCTTTCTTAGCGGTGGCTCTGCTCGTCCAAGCCTCACTGCGACAATGTTCATTGCCTGGTACCTTAAGTTGTCCACTTGGTTCACCGTAAAAGGATTCAAGTAATGCATCTTGGGGAGTAAGGGATGCCCATACAAGTATATCATGTTAGCTACCGACAAGTTAGTAAACCGGATGGCAAGCTGGAGATCACCCATATTTTTCAGCCCAGAGGGATGAAGAACAAGAAGAGGATATGAATGTTTGTAAATTCGATGAGCTTCAAGGGTTGATAATCGAATTCGTACCTTTCCAATTTTTGAATCCCTTGCTGAAGTGGTACCTTGTTTCTCGTTTCCCAAGTGGCAGTTGTCGAAAACTCCCAATGTTATCACAGTGCACGGATCATAAACTTCCCAGGTGTACTGCTCATTCCATTTAGGACTGAAGGTGTCAAGTATTGTTCTTGTCCGAACCCATTTCTGTCCATATTTAGCAACACAGTAAGCATCTGTACTTCCATGACGATCCTTCATCTTCATTGGTAAAAGTCCTTTTGCACTCAAAATTCCCACTTCTAGGATCCCAATAGGTTGTTTCCAGAGCTGTCTTGCAGTAGGCCTTTGATCACTTATGTACATAGTCGATTCATCTAGGACATGATATCCACCTTCTAGACAGACTCGCAGGTGAATCCTACTTGAGAACTTAAGCTCTTTTCTCCTATCGACTTCTAAGGCACCAAAACCGAATTTCTCCAGGTTGAACCAGCGAGAGTGAACTGGCCTGTGGTCCAGCCTCTTCTCGAACATAGTCAGTGGTAAGCTAATCATCCCCAGAACATCGTCTCTAGTAGGGTGAACTCGGTCTTCAACTGTCAGAACCAACTGCTCCTCGAAAGGTTCAGCAGCAATAAAAACTAAATCTTCATTCCAGAGTGGATTTAGCGTTCGAGCTGGACTTATCTTGGTTTTAAGCACTTGACTTCCCACCTGAACTTTTACACTAACTTCAGGTAAACGGGTTTTGTCATTGGGGATTACATCCTGAGCTTCAATGACATTAACCCGAAGATACCAAAGCTTTGGAGAAACGTAAACTTTGGAGCGGATATTCAAAACACCCTCTCCATAAACAAAAGCAGCATCAGAATGCCACGCCTCTGAGAAGGCTTCATCAGCTTGAGTTCCCATCCAAACGGCCACCATGATATCACCTCTCACCTTTCCACCTCCTCTACGATCCTCGAGTCTGTACCATTGTGGAGCCAAAGGACTATCAGGTGGCACTCTAGTTGGAACCTCATTCATGTCAAAAACAACTTTCCCAAGATAATCATCCCTTCCCACCATCTCTTTATCCTTCACGAATATTTCTAGGATTGATGATTGAATCCGCTCCTTGGAAAATGCAAACACCTGATTCCACTCGGGGTTCACTTTCCTCTCAAAATGCTTTGTTCTTCCTTTGTAATTCCCCAGCTTCACTTCCACATAAGGATCACAGCTAGCAGTAAGTGCACTTGGTGGAAGATCTTTGGCCTTGACAACTCGAACATAAAGATAATATGTTTGCTCAACTAGGTCGTACGTGCTTGTGATTCTGTCAGCGTTCATCCATCCTCTTCCTCCAAATGCTGCTCCACCACTAATCCACCGGTCACCAATTTGTGGTGTTGTGTCTGCCAAATCAAAGTTTTCTTGGTTGCTTTGATGAGGCTGGTGACTAACATGGTGCTGCATCTTTGAAATACTCCTGGCCACCAAAATTCTGC
Encoded here:
- the LOC141668533 gene encoding FT-interacting protein 1-like, whose translation is MQHHVSHQPHQSNQENFDLADTTPQIGDRWISGGAAFGGRGWMNADRITSTYDLVEQTYYLYVRVVKAKDLPPSALTASCDPYVEVKLGNYKGRTKHFERKVNPEWNQVFAFSKERIQSSILEIFVKDKEMVGRDDYLGKVVFDMNEVPTRVPPDSPLAPQWYRLEDRRGGGKVRGDIMVAVWMGTQADEAFSEAWHSDAAFVYGEGVLNIRSKVYVSPKLWYLRVNVIEAQDVIPNDKTRLPEVSVKVQVGSQVLKTKISPARTLNPLWNEDLVFIAAEPFEEQLVLTVEDRVHPTRDDVLGMISLPLTMFEKRLDHRPVHSRWFNLEKFGFGALEVDRRKELKFSSRIHLRVCLEGGYHVLDESTMYISDQRPTARQLWKQPIGILEVGILSAKGLLPMKMKDRHGSTDAYCVAKYGQKWVRTRTILDTFSPKWNEQYTWEVYDPCTVITLGVFDNCHLGNEKQGTTSARDSKIGKVRIRLSTLEAHRIYKHSYPLLVLHPSGLKNMGDLQLAIRFTNLSVANMIYLYGHPLLPKMHYLNPFTVNQVDNLRYQAMNIVAVRLGRAEPPLRKEVVEYMLDVDSHMWSMRRSKANFFRIMSLLSGLFTVNRWFGDVCHWKNPITSVLVHILFLILIWYPELILPTSFLYMFLIGLWNYRFRPRHPPHMDTKLSWAEAVHPDELDEEFDTFPTSRPQDTVRLRYDRLRSVAGRIQTVVGDIATQGERFQSLLSWRDPRATSFFIMFCLCAAMVLYVTPFRVVALVAGLYLLRHPRFRSKLPAVPSNFFKRLPAQSDSLL
- the LOC141668534 gene encoding serine carboxypeptidase-like 40; the encoded protein is MKKALPLFFFITVLFIFSLLVVPSHGKTQIQALNHLTRLKFNKTVGTGITYSSSDRFNPAILRGIKILSQKGLKEKDKIERLPGQPAAKLKFNQYGGYVTVNQSAGRALYYYFVEAQHSKDSLPLLLWLNGGPGCSSLGYGAMQELGPFRVHSDGKTLYQNHFAWNHAANVLFLESPAGVGYSYSNTSSDYKSLGDKSTASDNYVFLLNWLERFPEYKNREFYISGESYAGHYVPQLAHTILYYNKKANATIINLKGILIGNAVINDETDVRGMYDFFASHALISDETASQISKFCDFSPDATTQTIECNDAAQQADMDTFALDIYNIYAPVCTSSKLTAKPKRISSVIDPCSDIYVHAYMNRPDVQEAFHANITRLDHDWEACSDIIRGWHDSPTTVIPLLKEFIANGIRVWIFSGDTDGRIPVTSTKYSIEAMKLKLKTPWHPWLLKDQVGGYTQVYEGDLTFATVRGAGHQVPSYEPRRALSLVMHFLSGTPLPDISNL